One part of the Meleagris gallopavo isolate NT-WF06-2002-E0010 breed Aviagen turkey brand Nicholas breeding stock chromosome 20, Turkey_5.1, whole genome shotgun sequence genome encodes these proteins:
- the TSEN54 gene encoding tRNA-splicing endonuclease subunit Sen54 isoform X1, whose protein sequence is MEAGCSRRLRRNRAPRRSCGQKEFAPDGSAEQDERLRLCLEEQWRQLAEERVERPENLVKAVWKPEQGIVELESPAGKFWHTMGFSERGKQCLLPEEALYLLECGSLQLFYKDVPMSVQEAYEILLSQEAMSLLHYQVFSHLKQLGYIVLRFNPSTVLSSCERQLNLESRCKSSGKHHHKRRRSSSPGSREKKHKVSEDLPKAEGTCEKGGHDCGELSCVPLDEKPLSEQLKELDTGNGEEQSVTSNSVPLDTGRKNVPGPSWSLGTGDQKASSTGTHAPRWDFTTIFLPNVAPDQPCIHLPSPDNKLLPENVPGREVDAASWCRRVNQKQEKLLQKEREQQEKESKYKSSINFDREVRCCINWQEYKALLRWRSQQRVWRQPPHLWGQAVTPLLQPEEATSFAAVRQQISVLQPSHILDGASRLQEDLESIKIDFNVYQADAVAKFKKTNPGKPYVRMCVQSFDEQVPSLRALKQVTYQSGDVPVVFALADHGEIAFYSLKEFKLPVDANY, encoded by the exons ATGGAGGCGGGCTGCTCGCGTCGCCTGAG GCGGAATAGGGCCCCTCGGCGCTCCTGCGGCCAGAAAGAGTTCGCGCCCGACGGCTCCGCCGAGCAGGACGAACGTCTGCGGTTGTGCCTGGAGGAGCAGTGGCGGCAGCTGGCTGAGGAGCGTGTGGAGCGGCC GGAGAATCTGGTGAAAGCCGTGTGGAAGCCAGAACAGGGCATTGTGGAGCTGGAGTCCCCTGCG GGGAAGTTCTGGCACACTATGGGGTTCTCAGAGCGTGGCAAACAGTGTCTGCTGCCTGAGGAGGCTCTGTACTTGCTGGAGTGT GGCTCTCTTCAGCTCTTTTACAAAGATGTGCCCATGTCAGTTCAGGAAGCCTATGAAATTCTGCTGTCCCAGGAGGCGATGAGCCTGCTACATTACCAG GTGTTCAGCCACTTGAAGCAGTTGGGCTATATTGTACTGAGATTCAACCCCAG CACTGTCCTGTCTTCCTGCGAGAGGCAACTAAACCTGGAAAGTCGTTGCAAGAGCTCTGGGAAACACCATCACAAAAGGAGGAGGAGTTCCAGCCCTGG ATCACGTGAGAAGAAACATAAGGTATCTGAGGACCTTCCAAAAGCTGAAGGGACCTGTGAAAAAGGCGGACACGACTGTGGAGAACTCAGTTGTGTTCCCTTGGATGAGAAGCCATTGtcagagcagctgaaggaattGGATACTGGCAATGGAGAGGAGCAGTCTGTCACATCAAACTCAGTTCCTCTTGATACAGGACGAAAGAATGTCCCAGGCCCCTCCTGGAGTCTGGGAACTGGAGACCAGAAGGCGAGCAGCACTGGCACCCATGCGCCACGCTGGGATTTTACTACGATCTTCTTGCCAAATGTGGCCCCAGATCAGCCATGTATACATCTGCCCTCACCTGACAACAAGCTTTTGCCAGAAAATGTGCCAGGGAGGGAGGTCGATGCAGCATCCTGGTGCAGACGCGTCAACCAAAAACAGGAGAAGCTGTTACAGAAGgaaagggagcagcaggaaaaggaaagcaagtaCAAGAGCAGTATCAATTTTGACAGGGAGGTGAGGTGCTGCATCAATTGGCAGGAATACAAAGCTCTTTTGAGATGGAGGAGCCAGCAGAGAGTTTGGAGACAACCACCGCATCTGTGGGGCCAAGCTGTCACACCACTTCTGCAGCCAGAGGAAGCTACCTCATTCG CTGCAGTCCGCCAGCAGATCAgtgtgctgcagccctcccaCATACTGGATGGAGCCTCCCG GCTACAAGAGGACTTGGAGAGTATCAAGATAGACTTCAACGTGTATCAAGCAGATGCTGTGGCCAAGTTTAAGAAGACAAACCCTGGGAAGCCATATGTCAGGATGTGTGTTCAAAG CTTTGATGAGCAAGTCCCATCCCTTCGGGCTTTGAAGCAGGTCACATATCAGAGTGGGGACGTCCCAGTGGTCTTTGCTCTGGCAGACCATGGAGAAATTGCCTTCTACTCGCTAAAGGAATTCAAGCTGCCAGTTGATGCTAATTACTGA
- the TSEN54 gene encoding tRNA-splicing endonuclease subunit Sen54 isoform X2, translated as MGFSERGKQCLLPEEALYLLECGSLQLFYKDVPMSVQEAYEILLSQEAMSLLHYQVFSHLKQLGYIVLRFNPSTVLSSCERQLNLESRCKSSGKHHHKRRRSSSPGSREKKHKVSEDLPKAEGTCEKGGHDCGELSCVPLDEKPLSEQLKELDTGNGEEQSVTSNSVPLDTGRKNVPGPSWSLGTGDQKASSTGTHAPRWDFTTIFLPNVAPDQPCIHLPSPDNKLLPENVPGREVDAASWCRRVNQKQEKLLQKEREQQEKESKYKSSINFDREVRCCINWQEYKALLRWRSQQRVWRQPPHLWGQAVTPLLQPEEATSFAAVRQQISVLQPSHILDGASRLQEDLESIKIDFNVYQADAVAKFKKTNPGKPYVRMCVQSFDEQVPSLRALKQVTYQSGDVPVVFALADHGEIAFYSLKEFKLPVDANY; from the exons ATGGGGTTCTCAGAGCGTGGCAAACAGTGTCTGCTGCCTGAGGAGGCTCTGTACTTGCTGGAGTGT GGCTCTCTTCAGCTCTTTTACAAAGATGTGCCCATGTCAGTTCAGGAAGCCTATGAAATTCTGCTGTCCCAGGAGGCGATGAGCCTGCTACATTACCAG GTGTTCAGCCACTTGAAGCAGTTGGGCTATATTGTACTGAGATTCAACCCCAG CACTGTCCTGTCTTCCTGCGAGAGGCAACTAAACCTGGAAAGTCGTTGCAAGAGCTCTGGGAAACACCATCACAAAAGGAGGAGGAGTTCCAGCCCTGG ATCACGTGAGAAGAAACATAAGGTATCTGAGGACCTTCCAAAAGCTGAAGGGACCTGTGAAAAAGGCGGACACGACTGTGGAGAACTCAGTTGTGTTCCCTTGGATGAGAAGCCATTGtcagagcagctgaaggaattGGATACTGGCAATGGAGAGGAGCAGTCTGTCACATCAAACTCAGTTCCTCTTGATACAGGACGAAAGAATGTCCCAGGCCCCTCCTGGAGTCTGGGAACTGGAGACCAGAAGGCGAGCAGCACTGGCACCCATGCGCCACGCTGGGATTTTACTACGATCTTCTTGCCAAATGTGGCCCCAGATCAGCCATGTATACATCTGCCCTCACCTGACAACAAGCTTTTGCCAGAAAATGTGCCAGGGAGGGAGGTCGATGCAGCATCCTGGTGCAGACGCGTCAACCAAAAACAGGAGAAGCTGTTACAGAAGgaaagggagcagcaggaaaaggaaagcaagtaCAAGAGCAGTATCAATTTTGACAGGGAGGTGAGGTGCTGCATCAATTGGCAGGAATACAAAGCTCTTTTGAGATGGAGGAGCCAGCAGAGAGTTTGGAGACAACCACCGCATCTGTGGGGCCAAGCTGTCACACCACTTCTGCAGCCAGAGGAAGCTACCTCATTCG CTGCAGTCCGCCAGCAGATCAgtgtgctgcagccctcccaCATACTGGATGGAGCCTCCCG GCTACAAGAGGACTTGGAGAGTATCAAGATAGACTTCAACGTGTATCAAGCAGATGCTGTGGCCAAGTTTAAGAAGACAAACCCTGGGAAGCCATATGTCAGGATGTGTGTTCAAAG CTTTGATGAGCAAGTCCCATCCCTTCGGGCTTTGAAGCAGGTCACATATCAGAGTGGGGACGTCCCAGTGGTCTTTGCTCTGGCAGACCATGGAGAAATTGCCTTCTACTCGCTAAAGGAATTCAAGCTGCCAGTTGATGCTAATTACTGA
- the LOC100543795 gene encoding melanin-concentrating hormone receptor 1, translated as MAPISSLRNFSTLEARNGSVAEKPAPYTTVIMPSLFSIICFLGIVGNLIVIYTIVKKKKLKHNQTVPDIFIFNLSIVDLLFLLGMPFLIHQLLGNGSWYFGATLCTIITALDNNSQITSTNILTVMTLDRYLATVYPLKSTYVRTPCVAALVICLVWLLSFLTVIPVWMYAGLMPLADGTVRCALLLPNPETDIYWFTLYQFMLAFAMPLIVICVVYFKILQHITTTVVPLPQRNLQIRTKKVTRMAVAICSAFFICWAPFYILQLVHLGIDTPSMAFFYAYNFAISLGYANSCLSPFLYIALSETFKRQFLVAICPSKVPHHNSSSANNNSMTDASICLKLASESTQQTPLPEDSPHSLPAIVAIH; from the exons ATGGCCCCCATCAGCTCTTTGCGCAATTTCTCTACGTTGGAGGCTCGGAACGGCTCAG TAGCAGAGAAACCAGCACCATATACCACTGTGATCATGCCCAGTCTCTTCAGCATCATCTGTTTCCTGGGCATTGTGGGGAACCTCATTGTCATTTACACTATTGTCAAGAAGAAGAAGCTGAAGCATAACCAGACTGTGCCTGACATTTTCATCTTCAACCTCTCCATCGTGGatctcctcttcctcttggGCATGCCCTTCCTCATCCACCAACTCCTAGGCAATGGCTCATGGTACTTCGGAGCAACCCTGTGCACCATCATCACCGCCCTGGACAACAACAGTCAGATCACCAGCACCAACATTCTTACAGTGATGACCCTGGACCGTTACCTGGCAACTGTCTATCCTCTGAAATCCACCTATGTCCGGACCCCATGCGTTGCAGCTCTAGTTATCTGCTTAGTGTGGCTCCTCTCCTTCCTGACTGTCATTCCTGTGTGGATGTATGCAGGCCTTATGCCTCTGGCAGATGGGACTGTTCGCTGTGCTCTCTTGCTTCCCAACCCAGAGACTGATATCTACTGGTTCACTCTCTACCAGTTCATGCTGGCATTTGCCATGCCATTGATAGTGATCTGTGTGGTCTACTTCAAGATCCTGCAGCACATAACCACCACTGTGGTCCCACTGCCCCAACGGAATCTCCAGATCCGTACCAAGAAAGTCACCCGCATGGCAGTTGCTATCTGCTCTGCCTTTTTCATTTGCTGGGCTCCTTTCTACATCCTCCAGCTGGTTCACCTTGGCATTGATACCCCATCCATGGCTTTCTTTTATGCCTACAATTTTGCCATTAGCTTGGGCTATGCCAACAGCTGCCTCAGCCCCTTTCTCTACATTGCCCTCAGCGAGACCTTCAAGCGCCAGTTCTTAGTAGCCATCTGCCCTTCAAAAGTGCCACATcacaacagcagctctgccaacaACAACAGCATGACAGATGCCAGCATATGCCTAAAACTGGCTTCAGAATCCACTCAGCAGACTCCACTTCCAGAGGACTCCCCACACTCACTGCCTGCAATTGTTGCTATTCACTAG